The Bacteroidota bacterium genome includes the window TAAGATATTCCGATTTTACCACGCGAACGGCAGAAAAGCATATCCCTTTTACTTCTTTCGACCATCTGTTAATCAAAGCGATTAAAGAACTTTTTGAAACTCTTTATCCGGGTAATCTGCCGGTGAGGCTTATAGGTGTGCGCTTTAGCAGTATGGTTAAAGGTTCCTGGCAAATGGACCTGTTTGATGATACCCCGCAGATGGCCAGGCTGAATTCTGCCATGGACATGATCCGTAACCGGTTTGGAACCGATGCGGTAAAAAGGGCTGTAGATATTAACACCCCTAAAAAAGATTGAATAAGGTTATTTTCTTTTTTGGGGGAATAGTCTTTTTCTCATTAATTCCGGCACATCCTGGACTACTTTTTAATTTTTTTGCTTTTGGGCAGCCGAAAAGGAAACTGAACCCGAAGCGTACATCGAAATTGCGGCTGCTTTTATAAAAGGGCGCAAGCATATTATCGCTGATGAAGTGAAATAAAAAGTTGCGGCTTTGTAATCCTATTCCTAATCCGATATTATTAAAGCTGCTGTTGATGAGGGTATAACTCAGGCTTGTGGTCAGAAAATCGCTGACGTTGGTATTTGCTGAAAATGTTAATGCTGCATGAATTTTTTCACGGTAATAAACATTGCGGTTTAATATCCCTAATTTCGTTTTGTTATTGATTTTGTAAGTGACACCCAGATATGATTTGGGCGCTAAAAAGGAATAATATTTGTTGGCTCCCGGAATGATCCCGAACGCATGGTTTATGGAATCACGAATAGCAATCAGGTAATCAGGCATAGTGAACTTAGATCCGAATCCTGTACCCGAATAAAAAAATTCAGAATTCTGTGCCAGGCTATGAAGATCTGATGACCAGTGAATAAAACCCACATCAAGCAAACTTCCCGAAATGCTGGTTTTTGAGTCGCGGTTGTAAATAAAACCCAGATCAAAGGCAAAGCCTTTGTTGGCAGAGTTTAGCAAAAAATGGCTTATATCTATGTCGTTTTGTTCTATTTCACTGACACGGCCATATTGATTGGTGTCTATGGATACCGGAAGCGAGCCGTTGAGTTTTATATTTGAGCGAAGGCGCAGGTCCCAGTTGACCGGAGCAGTGGTGAAGCTGGATATGGATCGGGAAGTATGGATATCCGCTTTCCCAAACAAAAGTTTGACCCTCAGCCCCCAGTATGTATCTTCATTGACCTGAAGGGAAAGGCCGGCGGCATATTCCCTGTAATAAACCGCATTGCCTCTTAAACTATTAAAATGTACGGTCTGGCCTTCATACTGACTGTTGCCGTTCCAAACCAGGGAAGTGAGCTGGCGTGGATATGTAAATCCGGCTGCAGCCTTATCAGCCACATTAAAAGTGAAGTAATAACTTTTGTACTTGTATCCCAATGAAATGAGATTTGCCTGAAGTTCTGAGGATAATAAATCGACCCTGTGTGCCAGTCTGACAATGTTGTCGGGCCTGACATAGAATGAATCGGTGCGTGCATCTTTTCTTAATGCCTGGTTTATGGAGAATCCTGTATTGCTTAGGTTAAAATGGGTGGAGGCCAAAACAGGCAAGCCGATAAAATATTTACATCTGATTTGTACAGCCGGATTTAGCAGATTTGCCTGTGGAAGCTCGTGCATGAAAAACAATGTGTTGCTTTGCTGACTCAACGCAATCATTGGGCAGATCAAAAGAATGACAGTTTCCATGATTATTTTACGGACAGCCATCATAACATAACTTTTATTGTTACTTAATAATACATTCGCCTGTTCTGATTTTAATTATGCCTAAAAGTGATAGCAAATACCTGATTTTATTTCAGTTGTTTTATTTTAGTGTGGCCGTATTGAAACCGAATGTCACTCTTGCACTCAATTGAATGTCCAGTTTAAGATTTTTGTAATATTTGTAAAGAGAAGTATCTGCATTGTTGAAATTACATGTCCCGTTTAATTGAACAAACCTGGTATGCCAGATATTTCCTACCTGGATTGAATCGACCGGTACATCAATGATGCGGGTTCTATATTGAGTGACAGTTCCGTTTTTATCAACTTCTGCTGCCCTAATGGTATCTTCAGTTTTAAAAGCCTGGAAAAGTAATTGGCCAGAAATATCCTGAAAGGTGATTTGATAACTAAATTCTACGGGGAAAAAATTAGTTGTGATTATCCGTAAAACAAAAGTTTGCACCCGTTGGGGATAATCATCTATGCGGGGAAGGTCAAGAGGAACAGTTTTATTAAAGGATAAGGCCGGGAAACCGGAAGTATCAAATAAATCTGACTGAAATACAGGCATTTGGCCAATAGGAAATAAAAAGACGCCATGGTATTGTGCTTCTTTTGATATTTTATAATAATCATCATGATAACATGAAGTGATTAAAAACATGCCCCAGAAGGCCAGGAAAATACTGGTTTTAGAATATTTTTTCATGGCAGGCGTTTAACGTTTGTTTGTATTGCTCAACTCAAATAAACCAACCTGTGGTCAACCAGATTAGGGTATGTTCAGAATTTCTATTCCATCCCCATTTCAATATAATGGATCAGGGAATGTATCAGTTTGATGTGTATCTCCTGCACCCTGTCCGAATATTTTGAAAGGGGTGCCCGAAGTTCGAAATTACAAAGTGTAGCCAGCTTGCCACCTGTTTTTCCCGTAAGTGCTACCACCGTCATTCCTTTTTCTTTGGCTGCCATTGCGGCCTGAACGATATTTTTTGAATTGCCGCTTGTTGAAATGGCCAGTAATACATCACCTTTTTTACCTACTCCTTCAATATAGCGCGAGAAAACATAATCAAATCCATAATCATTTGCAACACAGGTAATGTGCGCAGGATCCGAAATTGCAATAGCCGAGAACGATGGCCTTTCATCACGGAACCTGCCTGTAAGCTCTTCGGCAAAGTGCATGGCATCGCTCATGGAT containing:
- a CDS encoding DUF5723 family protein, translating into MMAVRKIIMETVILLICPMIALSQQSNTLFFMHELPQANLLNPAVQIRCKYFIGLPVLASTHFNLSNTGFSINQALRKDARTDSFYVRPDNIVRLAHRVDLLSSELQANLISLGYKYKSYYFTFNVADKAAAGFTYPRQLTSLVWNGNSQYEGQTVHFNSLRGNAVYYREYAAGLSLQVNEDTYWGLRVKLLFGKADIHTSRSISSFTTAPVNWDLRLRSNIKLNGSLPVSIDTNQYGRVSEIEQNDIDISHFLLNSANKGFAFDLGFIYNRDSKTSISGSLLDVGFIHWSSDLHSLAQNSEFFYSGTGFGSKFTMPDYLIAIRDSINHAFGIIPGANKYYSFLAPKSYLGVTYKINNKTKLGILNRNVYYREKIHAALTFSANTNVSDFLTTSLSYTLINSSFNNIGLGIGLQSRNFLFHFISDNMLAPFYKSSRNFDVRFGFSFLFGCPKAKKLKSSPGCAGINEKKTIPPKKKITLFNLF
- the lpcA gene encoding D-sedoheptulose 7-phosphate isomerase, whose protein sequence is MAKDIEEIKKNFEDAQKVLKIFMEDGKNWEAFEKAGDAMVEAIKEGKKIISCGNGGSMSDAMHFAEELTGRFRDERPSFSAIAISDPAHITCVANDYGFDYVFSRYIEGVGKKGDVLLAISTSGNSKNIVQAAMAAKEKGMTVVALTGKTGGKLATLCNFELRAPLSKYSDRVQEIHIKLIHSLIHYIEMGME